In Companilactobacillus allii, one genomic interval encodes:
- a CDS encoding HK97 gp10 family phage protein, whose protein sequence is MAKISIDDLSSEITKYLKEYNSDVTKKLEVSKKKVASDGVSELKSNSPRRTGGYASGWSQRKNGNARVIYNRTHASLTHLLENGHANRDGGRTAGIPHIAPVEQHVIEEFEAEVKRDVQS, encoded by the coding sequence ATGGCAAAGATTAGTATTGATGACTTGAGTTCAGAAATTACTAAGTATCTTAAGGAATATAACTCAGATGTAACTAAGAAATTGGAAGTATCTAAGAAAAAGGTTGCTAGTGATGGTGTCAGTGAGCTGAAATCTAATTCACCACGAAGAACTGGCGGTTATGCAAGTGGCTGGTCACAACGTAAGAATGGTAATGCAAGAGTCATTTATAACAGAACGCACGCTTCACTAACTCACTTGCTTGAGAATGGTCATGCTAATCGGGACGGAGGCCGTACTGCTGGAATTCCACATATCGCACCTGTAGAGCAACATGTAATTGAAGAATTTGAGGCTGAAGTAAAGCGAGATGTTCAATCATGA
- a CDS encoding head-tail connector protein codes for MSETNEIYELVKATLRVTTDDENIQNEIQACIDGAIDDLKTAGVPIKIAEDTDNPLVKQAVIFYAKSVFGYDNPDAARFNGLYEMKKNVLAEMGDINADE; via the coding sequence TATGAACTGGTCAAAGCCACCCTAAGGGTGACTACCGACGACGAGAATATTCAAAATGAGATTCAGGCATGTATTGATGGTGCTATTGATGATCTAAAAACAGCAGGGGTTCCAATTAAAATAGCAGAAGACACCGATAACCCCCTCGTAAAACAGGCGGTTATTTTTTATGCCAAGTCTGTATTTGGTTATGACAATCCTGATGCAGCACGTTTTAATGGACTTTACGAGATGAAGAAAAATGTGCTTGCAGAAATGGGTGATATCAATGCGGACGAATGA
- a CDS encoding major tail protein, whose protein sequence is MADTETVVENKVNYGIKNVHWHTITDSGTGLIYGPGKLWIGASEIELDPEGDMVKVYADDKIYYTASNNQGYTGKLSIYQIPQDLEAYILGNIVDEKGQVIENVDTKPNAIGLSFEFDGDVKATRHFLFNNTFSRPKISSETKTEKAEPKAQELEFTSIADPYTGNVKTKTALNAPAEVYDSWYEKAAGTITSATPTPK, encoded by the coding sequence ATGGCAGATACAGAAACAGTAGTTGAAAATAAAGTCAACTATGGTATTAAAAATGTACACTGGCACACAATTACCGATTCCGGAACAGGGCTTATTTATGGTCCAGGAAAATTGTGGATTGGCGCTAGTGAAATTGAGTTGGATCCTGAAGGCGATATGGTAAAGGTTTATGCCGACGATAAAATTTACTACACCGCTTCAAATAATCAAGGCTATACAGGTAAGTTAAGTATTTATCAAATTCCACAAGATTTGGAAGCCTATATTCTTGGCAACATTGTAGATGAGAAAGGTCAAGTTATTGAGAATGTTGATACTAAGCCAAATGCAATCGGATTGAGTTTTGAATTTGACGGAGACGTTAAAGCAACAAGACACTTCCTATTCAATAACACTTTTTCACGTCCTAAGATTTCATCTGAAACTAAGACAGAAAAAGCTGAGCCAAAAGCACAAGAACTTGAATTTACTTCAATCGCTGACCCTTATACTGGTAATGTTAAGACTAAAACAGCTTTAAATGCACCAGCAGAGGTCTATGACAGCTGGTATGAAAAAGCAGCAGGAACCATCACATCTGCTACACCTACACCAAAATAG